One Parasphingorhabdus cellanae genomic region harbors:
- the bla gene encoding class A beta-lactamase has translation MTQPAARGENASKSPILNAPEILEIEKRIGGRLGVALVDGDGALIMSHRGGERFAMCSTFKAALASMLFAAHKADTVDMFAKFGLKASDSVPYMPFVEKKLAAKEPVSLHELAGATVMTSDNAAANLILKAVGGPQAFTSFVRANGDSLTRLDRMEPELNENAPGDPRDTTTPEAMARLLRKLTIEDAASDPSKLSLQKWMKNSKTGASRIRAGLPEGWMAGNKTGTADRGIARNDIAIIWPVQGDEVDKPVVLTVYVDRPTVPGKQVDAAIADVARVIVPLIAPVG, from the coding sequence ATGACGCAGCCCGCCGCGCGGGGCGAAAATGCCTCAAAGTCACCAATTTTGAACGCTCCAGAAATTTTAGAGATTGAAAAGCGTATCGGCGGGCGTCTGGGGGTCGCACTGGTCGATGGAGACGGGGCCTTGATCATGTCACACCGGGGTGGCGAGCGTTTTGCAATGTGTTCGACCTTCAAGGCTGCCTTGGCTTCGATGTTGTTCGCTGCGCATAAGGCCGACACGGTTGATATGTTCGCCAAATTTGGACTGAAAGCGTCCGACAGCGTCCCTTATATGCCGTTTGTCGAGAAAAAGCTGGCAGCCAAGGAACCGGTATCGCTCCATGAGCTGGCCGGCGCCACCGTGATGACCAGCGACAATGCAGCGGCAAATCTGATTCTCAAGGCCGTTGGTGGGCCCCAGGCATTTACGAGTTTCGTGCGTGCCAATGGCGATAGCCTGACGCGTCTGGATCGGATGGAACCCGAACTGAACGAAAATGCACCGGGTGATCCGCGTGATACGACAACCCCGGAGGCAATGGCCAGACTGCTCAGAAAGCTTACAATCGAAGACGCGGCCAGTGACCCTAGTAAGCTGAGCTTGCAAAAATGGATGAAGAACAGCAAAACCGGCGCATCCCGCATCAGGGCTGGGCTTCCTGAAGGATGGATGGCTGGCAATAAAACCGGGACTGCTGATCGCGGGATCGCGCGTAATGATATCGCTATAATCTGGCCGGTGCAGGGGGATGAGGTCGACAAACCGGTTGTTCTTACAGTTTATGTCGATCGCCCTACAGTTCCTGGAAAACAGGTTGATGCCGCCATTGCCGATGTTGCAAGGGTCATTGTACCACTGATCGCACCTGTGGGCTGA
- a CDS encoding 2Fe-2S iron-sulfur cluster-binding protein: MSDIQVNFISADGDQMVTAKASDGDDLLTVAQIHDQPLEGTCEGQMACSTCHVIIAAEDFDKLPEATEMEEDMLDLAAGARRTSRLACQVILTPELDGLTAHIPSESRNMQGI, encoded by the coding sequence ATGAGTGACATACAGGTGAATTTTATCAGCGCCGATGGCGATCAAATGGTGACGGCAAAAGCATCCGACGGCGATGACCTGCTGACCGTTGCACAGATTCACGATCAACCTCTCGAAGGGACATGCGAAGGGCAGATGGCCTGTTCGACATGCCATGTGATCATTGCTGCCGAAGACTTTGACAAACTGCCCGAAGCGACAGAGATGGAAGAGGATATGCTCGATCTCGCCGCCGGTGCGCGGCGGACCAGTCGATTGGCCTGCCAGGTTATTTTGACGCCGGAACTGGATGGTCTTACGGCGCATATTCCTTCTGAAAGCCGCAATATGCAGGGTATTTAA
- a CDS encoding cysteine desulfurase family protein, producing MAKDLIYLDNQATTPLAPEVFDAMVPWLRDNFGNPHSAHVMGRKAAAVVEVAREQVASLLPKGGSVLFTGSATEAINLGFGAVQAMKAQGRNKIIVLDSEHAAVRDTALSHEAHGFIVERHPVGSDGIVSLEQLSMSIDDKTALVAAMLVNNEIGVIQPVEAIAELAHAKGALMLCDVVQGYGRVDIPDNIDMAAISAHKIYGPKGIGALWIRDGIDPPPIIHGGGQEQGIRSGTLSPALCAGFGQAAVLGLECHDSDAAHIQTLADRALNYFADWTINGSTDQRYMGNLNIRRDGLDVARLMSDVRGVAFSAGSACASGSGRPSHVLGALGLEPTEIKSSIRLGFGRYNSLDDIERASQIINTAVEVQLA from the coding sequence ATGGCCAAGGATTTGATATACCTCGATAATCAAGCGACAACACCGCTCGCACCGGAAGTGTTTGACGCCATGGTTCCCTGGCTGCGCGACAATTTTGGCAATCCGCATAGTGCTCATGTGATGGGCCGCAAAGCCGCCGCCGTCGTTGAAGTTGCTCGAGAACAGGTCGCTAGTCTTTTGCCGAAAGGCGGAAGCGTGCTGTTCACCGGCAGTGCGACGGAGGCGATTAACCTGGGTTTCGGTGCTGTCCAAGCCATGAAGGCGCAGGGGCGCAACAAGATTATCGTTCTCGACAGCGAACATGCTGCCGTTCGCGATACTGCGCTATCGCATGAAGCGCATGGCTTCATAGTCGAACGGCATCCGGTTGGTAGCGATGGTATTGTGTCACTGGAGCAATTGAGCATGTCGATTGACGACAAAACCGCGCTGGTAGCGGCAATGTTGGTCAATAATGAAATTGGCGTCATTCAGCCGGTCGAAGCGATTGCAGAGCTCGCGCATGCTAAAGGCGCGCTGATGCTTTGCGATGTCGTGCAGGGCTATGGTCGGGTCGATATCCCGGACAATATCGATATGGCCGCGATATCGGCGCATAAAATATATGGACCCAAGGGCATCGGCGCCTTGTGGATTCGCGACGGTATTGACCCGCCGCCGATAATCCATGGTGGCGGACAAGAGCAGGGTATAAGGTCTGGCACCTTGTCACCCGCCTTATGCGCGGGTTTCGGACAGGCAGCAGTGCTTGGCTTGGAATGTCATGATTCTGATGCAGCCCATATTCAGACACTAGCGGATAGAGCGCTCAACTATTTTGCAGACTGGACGATCAATGGCTCTACCGACCAACGCTACATGGGCAATCTGAATATTCGCCGCGATGGCTTAGACGTAGCGCGTTTAATGTCGGATGTGCGCGGTGTTGCTTTCTCTGCCGGATCAGCATGTGCCAGCGGATCGGGCAGACCAAGTCATGTCTTGGGGGCGCTTGGCCTTGAGCCAACCGAAATTAAATCCTCCATTCGGTTGGGGTTCGGTCGTTATAACAGCCTGGATGATATTGAAAGAGCATCGCAAATTATCAACACAGCGGTCGAGGTACAGCTTGCATGA
- a CDS encoding cysteine desulfurase family protein, producing the protein MPEQKRIYLDYAATTPMLDVAQQACLDGFAHWANPSSPHADGRAAGSTLENARKRLKSALDWDGEVIFTSGASEAIAMALKQTKPARQYVSPIEHDVVLRFSEGAAAIPVDLNGLVVPMRLNHMLKSEKESALVVVQSVNNETGVMQDMEALAKVARDRGAILMADCSQSAGKMPLPDADMIVIAGHKFGGPPGVGALLIKDLNLLHAHGGQEQGYRSGTQNLPYIMAMVAALEAPANWAGRATELRAHLDNAIKTEGGAIIAENAPRIATIGSYHMPGVAANTQLIKFDMAGFSVSAGSACSSGTLKPSHVLEAMGVDEATAREVIRVSIGRDTTRAQIYDFIEQWKSIFSASRKG; encoded by the coding sequence ATGCCTGAACAGAAACGCATCTATCTGGACTATGCCGCGACTACGCCCATGTTAGATGTCGCGCAGCAAGCCTGTTTGGATGGATTTGCACATTGGGCCAATCCATCGTCTCCGCATGCGGATGGACGTGCTGCCGGGTCAACGCTCGAAAATGCGCGGAAACGATTGAAGTCCGCGTTGGACTGGGACGGAGAGGTGATATTCACCAGCGGTGCCAGCGAAGCCATTGCCATGGCGCTCAAACAAACCAAACCGGCGCGGCAGTATGTTTCACCGATTGAGCATGATGTCGTCTTGCGTTTTTCCGAAGGCGCGGCGGCCATACCGGTCGATCTAAACGGTTTGGTCGTGCCGATGCGGTTGAACCATATGCTGAAAAGCGAAAAAGAGTCGGCCTTGGTGGTCGTGCAATCGGTCAATAACGAAACTGGCGTCATGCAGGATATGGAGGCGCTGGCCAAAGTGGCGCGCGATCGCGGCGCGATTTTAATGGCAGATTGTTCGCAGTCTGCAGGGAAAATGCCGCTTCCTGATGCCGACATGATTGTCATTGCAGGCCATAAATTCGGCGGGCCGCCGGGCGTTGGTGCCCTGCTGATCAAGGATCTGAACCTGCTGCATGCGCATGGCGGGCAGGAACAGGGCTATCGCTCCGGTACCCAGAACCTGCCTTACATCATGGCAATGGTCGCCGCTTTGGAAGCCCCGGCCAATTGGGCAGGGCGGGCCACGGAACTACGGGCTCATCTCGACAATGCCATCAAAACCGAAGGCGGTGCTATCATTGCAGAAAATGCGCCGCGTATCGCAACCATCGGCAGCTATCACATGCCTGGTGTTGCCGCGAATACGCAGCTTATCAAATTTGATATGGCCGGTTTTTCAGTATCAGCCGGCAGCGCCTGTTCGTCTGGTACGTTGAAACCCAGCCATGTTCTGGAAGCGATGGGCGTTGACGAAGCAACGGCACGGGAGGTTATCCGGGTGAGCATAGGCCGGGATACCACACGCGCGCAGATTTATGATTTTATTGAGCAATGGAAATCTATTTTCAGCGCTTCGCGTAAGGGCTGA
- a CDS encoding alpha/beta hydrolase, with product MPDVIFTGPEGRLEGRFSPGPRDRAPVAMILHPHPQAGGTMNDRITQAMYKTFVNRGFATLRFNFRGVGRSQGAFDNGIGELSDAASALDWVQSIHPEAQTTWIAGYSFGAWIGMQLLMRRPEVRGFISVSPPANMYDFNFLAPCPSSGIIIQGVNDEVVTPSAVQKLVDKLRTQKHITIHHDEIPRANHFYENEMELLMGSVDNYLDMRLAPDSPIK from the coding sequence ATGCCTGACGTAATTTTTACCGGACCCGAAGGACGCCTGGAAGGCCGTTTCAGCCCAGGACCGCGTGACCGTGCCCCCGTGGCGATGATCCTTCATCCGCACCCGCAAGCAGGCGGCACGATGAATGATCGTATCACACAAGCGATGTACAAAACATTTGTGAATCGCGGTTTTGCAACGCTGCGGTTTAATTTTCGCGGCGTTGGCCGGTCGCAGGGCGCGTTTGACAATGGTATTGGTGAGCTGTCTGATGCCGCTTCCGCGCTCGATTGGGTCCAGAGCATCCACCCCGAAGCCCAGACAACCTGGATTGCAGGCTATAGCTTCGGTGCCTGGATCGGCATGCAGCTTTTGATGCGCCGTCCTGAAGTGCGGGGATTTATCTCCGTATCTCCGCCAGCCAATATGTATGATTTCAACTTCCTCGCTCCCTGCCCGTCATCCGGGATTATCATCCAGGGTGTGAATGATGAAGTTGTGACACCAAGCGCTGTTCAGAAGCTGGTCGACAAATTGCGGACGCAGAAACATATCACCATCCACCATGATGAAATTCCGCGTGCGAACCATTTCTATGAAAATGAAATGGAGCTACTAATGGGTTCGGTCGACAATTATCTCGACATGCGTCTCGCTCCGGATTCGCCGATCAAATAA
- a CDS encoding phosphoenolpyruvate carboxykinase has product MSQVSSTTLNDQGFATAAEQHWNLGAPALVEAAISRGEGHLAKDGPLVVETGKHTGRSANDKFIVRDGETEDSVWWGKTNVGMTPEHFAALKADFLKAVADKETLFVQDLFGGSQPEHRVNVRVINELAWHNLFIRTMLVRPTGEELAAFDPEYTIIDLPSFKADPERHGTRSETVIAVNLTEKLILIGGTAYAGEMKKSVFGLLNYLLPLDSVMPMHCSANMGPEGDTAIFFGLSGTGKTTLSADASRTLIGDDEHGWSDTAVFNFEGGCYAKMIRLSEEAEPEIYATTRRFGTVLENVVMDPETRELDFDDNSKAENTRGAYPIDYIPNTSEKNMGPVPKNIIMLTADAFGVLPPISRLTPEQAMYHFLSGYTAKVAGTEIGVTEPEATFSTCFGAPFMPRHPSVYGNLLKERIAKGGVRCWLVNTGWTGGKYGEGNRMPIKATRALLNAALDGSLNDGEFRMDENFGFEVPVSVPGVDSAILDPRSTWSDGAAYDATAQKLVKLFIDNFEQFAEHVDQNVREAAPTAA; this is encoded by the coding sequence GTGTCACAAGTTTCATCCACCACATTAAATGATCAAGGTTTTGCCACAGCGGCAGAGCAGCACTGGAACCTGGGCGCGCCCGCGTTGGTTGAGGCGGCTATATCTCGCGGCGAGGGGCATCTCGCAAAAGATGGCCCACTGGTTGTCGAAACCGGAAAGCATACTGGTCGTTCTGCCAATGATAAATTTATCGTTCGCGATGGTGAGACAGAAGACAGCGTTTGGTGGGGCAAAACCAATGTTGGTATGACGCCAGAACATTTTGCGGCGCTGAAAGCAGATTTCCTGAAAGCAGTCGCTGATAAAGAGACGTTGTTTGTACAGGATCTATTTGGCGGTTCGCAGCCGGAGCATCGTGTGAATGTTCGCGTCATCAATGAACTGGCATGGCATAACCTGTTCATCCGGACCATGCTGGTCCGCCCGACCGGCGAAGAGTTGGCTGCGTTCGATCCAGAATATACGATCATCGATTTGCCAAGCTTTAAGGCCGATCCAGAGCGTCACGGCACCCGTAGCGAAACCGTCATCGCGGTAAACCTGACCGAGAAGCTGATTTTGATCGGCGGCACAGCTTACGCGGGCGAAATGAAAAAGTCAGTGTTCGGATTACTTAACTATCTGCTGCCACTTGATTCGGTGATGCCGATGCATTGTTCGGCAAATATGGGGCCAGAAGGTGACACGGCGATTTTCTTTGGTTTGTCTGGAACTGGGAAAACAACCTTGTCTGCTGATGCTAGCCGTACTTTGATTGGCGATGATGAACATGGTTGGTCTGATACGGCTGTGTTCAACTTCGAAGGCGGTTGTTACGCAAAGATGATCCGCTTGTCGGAAGAAGCGGAGCCGGAAATATACGCGACCACACGGCGTTTTGGTACGGTGCTGGAAAATGTGGTGATGGACCCGGAAACGCGGGAACTGGATTTTGATGATAATAGCAAAGCGGAAAATACCCGCGGTGCTTATCCGATTGATTATATCCCCAACACTTCGGAAAAAAATATGGGGCCGGTTCCCAAGAACATCATCATGCTTACGGCCGATGCTTTCGGGGTATTGCCTCCGATCTCTCGGTTGACACCAGAGCAAGCCATGTATCACTTCCTGTCTGGCTACACAGCCAAAGTGGCGGGCACAGAAATTGGTGTGACGGAACCGGAAGCGACTTTCTCAACATGTTTCGGCGCTCCTTTCATGCCGCGCCATCCGTCTGTTTACGGTAACCTGCTGAAAGAGCGTATCGCCAAGGGCGGCGTCCGTTGCTGGCTTGTGAACACCGGTTGGACCGGCGGTAAATATGGCGAAGGCAACCGCATGCCGATCAAGGCAACCCGTGCTTTGCTGAATGCAGCGCTTGACGGCAGTCTCAACGATGGCGAATTCCGTATGGATGAAAATTTCGGCTTTGAGGTGCCGGTTTCGGTACCAGGCGTTGATAGTGCGATCCTTGATCCGCGTTCAACCTGGTCAGATGGCGCAGCCTATGATGCGACAGCCCAGAAGCTGGTTAAACTGTTCATCGACAATTTTGAGCAATTTGCCGAGCATGTCGATCAGAACGTCCGGGAAGCTGCGCCAACCGCAGCTTGA
- a CDS encoding response regulator transcription factor, translating into MAANIALVDDDRNILTSVSIAMQAEGFVTRVYSDSEAALQAILDNPPDLGIFDIKMPKMDGLELLRRVREKSNLPVIFLTSKDEELDEALGLAMGADDYIKKPFSQRLLIARVKSILRRAELVKLSDEGAETEGLEPLVRGGLEMDPARHLVKWNGDNVTLTVTEFMILETLANRPGVVKSRNQLMDAAYQDDVYVDDRTIDSHIKRLRRKFREVDSDFDAIDTLYGAGYRYNE; encoded by the coding sequence ATGGCTGCAAATATTGCCCTTGTTGATGATGACCGGAACATCTTAACCTCCGTATCCATTGCGATGCAGGCCGAAGGCTTTGTAACGCGTGTATATTCTGACAGCGAGGCTGCCCTGCAGGCGATACTCGACAACCCCCCTGACCTTGGCATTTTCGATATTAAAATGCCTAAAATGGACGGGTTGGAGTTGCTGCGCCGCGTGCGAGAGAAGAGCAATTTGCCGGTGATTTTCCTGACCTCTAAAGACGAAGAACTGGATGAGGCGCTCGGTTTAGCGATGGGCGCAGATGATTATATCAAGAAACCCTTTTCACAGCGGCTTTTGATTGCCCGTGTCAAATCGATTTTGCGCCGGGCTGAACTGGTCAAATTATCCGATGAAGGGGCCGAAACCGAAGGACTGGAGCCACTGGTGCGCGGTGGTTTGGAAATGGATCCCGCTCGGCATCTCGTCAAATGGAATGGCGACAATGTGACGCTCACCGTGACCGAATTCATGATCCTGGAAACCCTTGCGAACCGCCCTGGCGTGGTAAAGAGCCGCAATCAGTTGATGGATGCTGCCTATCAGGACGACGTCTATGTCGATGACCGGACTATCGACAGCCATATAAAACGTCTGCGCCGCAAATTTCGCGAAGTCGATTCGGATTTTGACGCGATTGATACGCTCTATGGAGCCGGTTATCGCTACAACGAATAA
- a CDS encoding ATP-binding protein, which yields MEPVIATTNKPANSIDDPELSLRWSARLSLTTRILAVNILAIALLAGSLFYLDNYRDELTHERLSQARLQTQIISDALNLQTPENREDLIVSFAADLKSRLRLYDKDGRKIVDSFDLAEPTYELRDPQEQPWQKDVARTLDQSIEFIVISEPITAFSEPKNDKVSAWPELKLLSVDQKSNSAVRYAPDRTPVIIAASYIPSSEHVLLLTSNARDITRIVRAERSNVVLVIFLTALVSILLSLFLARTIVRPIRKLARAAVRVRLGRAPEIAIPRMPGRRDEIGQLARALADMSGALRYRIDATEAFAADVSHEIKNPLASLRSALEGLDRVDDPDLRRQLIDVANDDVRRIDRLINDISEASRVDAELARTKFEKVDVGKMLDQLLAAREQRDTNESVKIAFARPGRGVATIMGDGDRLERVFSNILDNAVSFSPKDGLIEILATPDADEVVIQVSDQGPGIAKEQRQNIFKRFLSDRPAEEAFGKHSGLGLAIAKTIVEGHEGIVKVIDRPDGQQGACFEIRLPKATG from the coding sequence ATGGAGCCGGTTATCGCTACAACGAATAAACCTGCGAATAGCATCGACGATCCCGAGCTATCATTGCGATGGTCGGCACGCCTGTCGCTGACCACGCGTATATTGGCGGTCAATATTCTGGCGATAGCGTTATTAGCAGGCAGCTTGTTTTATCTCGACAATTACCGTGATGAACTCACTCACGAACGGCTGAGTCAGGCCCGGCTCCAGACACAGATTATCAGCGATGCTCTTAATCTTCAAACGCCTGAAAACCGGGAAGATCTGATTGTGAGTTTTGCTGCTGATTTAAAAAGCAGGTTACGGCTTTACGACAAAGATGGCAGGAAAATTGTCGACAGCTTCGATCTCGCTGAACCCACTTATGAACTGCGGGATCCGCAAGAGCAGCCCTGGCAGAAAGATGTTGCCCGAACGCTGGATCAGTCAATAGAATTTATAGTTATCAGCGAACCGATTACTGCATTCTCGGAACCCAAAAATGACAAGGTTTCGGCCTGGCCGGAGCTGAAATTGCTTTCAGTCGATCAAAAATCCAACAGCGCCGTGCGCTATGCACCCGATCGCACACCTGTGATCATCGCAGCTTCCTATATCCCGAGCAGCGAACATGTTCTCCTGCTCACCAGCAACGCGCGAGATATTACCCGGATTGTAAGGGCCGAACGGTCAAATGTAGTCCTGGTTATCTTTCTTACTGCCCTGGTCTCCATTCTGCTGTCGCTATTTTTGGCCCGAACAATTGTCCGCCCGATCAGGAAACTCGCCCGCGCTGCTGTTCGCGTGCGCTTGGGACGAGCCCCCGAAATCGCGATCCCCAGGATGCCGGGCAGACGCGACGAGATCGGTCAGCTTGCGCGCGCGTTGGCCGACATGAGCGGTGCCCTGCGCTATCGGATTGATGCAACAGAGGCGTTTGCCGCCGATGTCAGTCATGAAATTAAAAACCCTTTGGCATCACTACGCTCCGCTCTGGAAGGCCTTGACCGTGTTGATGACCCTGACTTGCGGCGACAACTGATCGACGTCGCCAACGACGACGTCCGCCGGATTGATAGGCTGATCAACGATATTTCCGAAGCATCTCGCGTTGATGCAGAGCTGGCGCGAACGAAATTTGAGAAAGTCGATGTCGGCAAGATGCTTGACCAATTGCTTGCCGCCCGAGAACAACGCGACACCAACGAAAGCGTCAAAATTGCATTTGCCCGGCCAGGCCGCGGCGTCGCTACGATAATGGGCGATGGCGATCGACTAGAGCGGGTTTTCAGCAATATCCTCGACAATGCTGTTTCGTTTTCTCCAAAAGACGGCTTGATCGAAATTCTTGCAACACCGGATGCCGACGAAGTGGTCATTCAAGTCTCTGACCAAGGGCCAGGCATTGCCAAGGAACAACGCCAGAATATTTTCAAGCGCTTCCTTTCCGATCGCCCTGCTGAAGAGGCATTTGGCAAACATAGCGGACTGGGCCTGGCCATCGCCAAAACGATTGTCGAAGGGCATGAAGGCATTGTCAAAGTCATTGACCGACCGGACGGCCAGCAAGGAGCTTGCTTTGAAATTCGCCTACCCAAGGCGACGGGATAA
- a CDS encoding HPr kinase/phosphorylase — protein sequence MTVETRHASCVALYGAGVMIAGASGSGKSDLALRLLDRGAALISDDYVELHNDDNQILLTAPAKIAGKIEIRSLGIFDYAHVSNIPLRLHVRLKSEPERFPLDSQTETIMTMAIPTITINPAEASAPIKVEMALKQLLQGPQSV from the coding sequence GTGACTGTGGAAACCCGCCATGCCAGCTGCGTCGCGCTATATGGCGCCGGTGTGATGATCGCGGGTGCATCCGGATCAGGGAAATCGGACCTTGCTCTACGTTTACTTGACCGGGGAGCAGCTCTGATCAGTGACGACTATGTTGAACTTCACAATGATGATAACCAGATATTGCTGACCGCTCCGGCCAAAATAGCGGGAAAGATCGAAATCCGGTCACTGGGTATTTTTGACTATGCCCATGTCTCGAACATTCCGCTAAGGCTGCATGTGCGTCTAAAATCAGAACCCGAGCGCTTTCCGCTGGATAGCCAAACAGAGACAATTATGACCATGGCCATTCCAACAATCACAATAAATCCTGCCGAAGCCAGCGCGCCAATAAAGGTCGAAATGGCGCTTAAGCAGCTTTTGCAGGGGCCGCAAAGTGTATGA
- the rapZ gene encoding RNase adapter RapZ: MNVSNSKHVLLITGLSGAGKTTALKTLEDIGWETVDNFPIRLVEGLLNTPPSSSRGDGDPPLALGFDSRTRGFEPDKLINRIKKLQANKNYHISTLYLDCGGGELERRYGETRRRHPLALDRPAKDGIALERSQFEPFRRWADHVIDTSSLSASDLQGQIREEFSLQDTDITTVTITSFGFSRGLPNNIDLLFDVRFLSNPFWDANLKLLTGLDEPVAEYISKDPAYAEALQKFDDMISFLLPKYIKAGKAYVNIGIGCTGGRHRSVHVAEVLSKSLHDQGFSPTVLHRNLASRPMEALETMQDLNGNKGI, from the coding sequence ATGAATGTGAGCAATAGCAAACATGTTTTGTTGATCACCGGTCTTTCTGGCGCCGGAAAAACTACTGCGTTGAAGACGTTGGAGGATATTGGCTGGGAAACCGTCGATAATTTCCCTATCCGGCTGGTCGAAGGCCTGCTCAATACCCCGCCCTCAAGTTCGCGCGGAGACGGCGACCCACCATTGGCACTGGGCTTTGATAGCCGAACACGGGGATTTGAGCCGGATAAGTTGATCAATCGCATCAAGAAATTGCAGGCAAACAAGAATTATCACATTTCCACACTATATCTTGATTGCGGTGGCGGTGAACTGGAACGCCGTTATGGCGAGACGCGGCGGCGTCATCCCTTGGCGCTGGATCGTCCTGCAAAAGATGGCATTGCATTAGAACGCAGCCAGTTTGAACCTTTTCGTCGATGGGCCGATCATGTGATTGATACCAGCAGCCTGTCCGCCAGCGATCTGCAAGGCCAGATTCGCGAAGAATTCAGCCTTCAGGATACCGATATCACCACTGTGACGATTACCAGTTTTGGGTTTTCGCGCGGGCTTCCCAATAATATTGATCTGCTCTTCGATGTACGCTTTCTATCGAATCCGTTTTGGGATGCCAATTTAAAGCTTCTGACCGGGTTAGATGAGCCGGTCGCGGAATATATATCCAAAGACCCAGCTTACGCAGAAGCACTGCAGAAATTCGACGATATGATCAGTTTCCTGCTGCCCAAATATATCAAGGCGGGGAAGGCCTATGTGAATATCGGTATCGGTTGTACCGGTGGGCGTCACAGATCGGTACATGTTGCTGAGGTGCTGAGCAAAAGCTTGCATGACCAAGGATTTTCGCCCACTGTCCTGCATCGCAATCTGGCGTCGCGCCCAATGGAAGCGCTGGAAACCATGCAGGATCTGAACGGGAATAAGGGTATTTAA
- a CDS encoding PTS sugar transporter subunit IIA, with protein MIGLVLVTHGRLAVEFITAMEHVVGPQKAILSVCIGPHDDMEQRRQEIAESIDKVQSGKGVIVLTDLFGGTPSNLAISLMEKGKVEVIAGVNLPMLIRLDGARKCMDVADAVTAAKEAGQKYISVASEILGSDA; from the coding sequence ATGATCGGTTTGGTTCTTGTTACCCATGGTCGGTTGGCCGTCGAGTTTATAACGGCAATGGAGCATGTTGTTGGTCCGCAAAAAGCGATATTGTCGGTTTGCATTGGCCCGCATGATGACATGGAGCAAAGGCGTCAGGAAATCGCCGAATCCATCGACAAGGTTCAGAGCGGCAAAGGCGTCATAGTCCTGACCGACCTATTTGGCGGCACACCTTCCAATCTAGCCATTTCCTTGATGGAAAAAGGCAAAGTTGAAGTCATTGCAGGGGTGAATTTACCCATGCTTATCCGTCTGGACGGCGCGCGCAAATGCATGGATGTCGCTGATGCCGTTACAGCCGCTAAAGAAGCCGGCCAAAAATATATCAGCGTCGCGTCGGAAATATTGGGAAGTGATGCGTGA
- a CDS encoding HPr family phosphocarrier protein: protein MSEHRKTVAITNNRGLHARASAKFVTYVSKLPEGLSVKVAKDGTEVTGTSIMGLMMLGAAKGDSVEIIVEGHQSEAALEKLAGLVVDGFGED from the coding sequence GTGAGCGAGCATCGCAAGACTGTCGCTATCACCAATAATCGCGGCCTGCATGCCAGAGCCAGCGCGAAATTTGTCACCTATGTGAGCAAGCTTCCCGAAGGTCTGTCTGTAAAGGTTGCCAAAGACGGCACTGAAGTCACGGGCACTTCGATTATGGGCTTGATGATGCTGGGCGCGGCAAAAGGGGACAGCGTTGAAATCATCGTCGAAGGCCATCAGTCGGAAGCAGCGCTGGAGAAACTCGCCGGACTGGTGGTTGACGGCTTTGGCGAGGATTGA